Below is a window of Arthrobacter sp. SLBN-112 DNA.
ATGTTGGCGGGGGTGATACCCACCAGTGCTTCGCCGGGGGTGATGATGCCGGGGCAGTTCGGGCCGATGATGCGGGTGACCTGGTTGCCGTCGGCGTCCACCTTCGACTGTGCCAGGGCCCAGAATTCGGCGGAGTCCTGGACGGGAACACCTTCGGTGATGACCACGACCAGGCCGATGCCGGCCTCGATGGCTTCGACGACGGCGTTCTTGGTGAATGCCGGCGGCACGAAGACGATGGAGACGTCAGCGCCAGTCTCGGCCATGGCTTCCTTGACGGTGCCGTAGACGTTGATTTCCTTGTCACCGTGCAGGACCGTGGTGCCGGCCTTGCGGGCGTTGACGCCGCCAACAATGTTGGTGCCGGCCTTGAGCATCAGGGCGGTGTGCTTGGTGCCTTCGCCGCCGGTGATGCCCTGGACGATGACCTTGGAATCCTTGTTGAGGTAGATAGACATGGTGCGTCCCTTACTTAGCTGCGTTGGCGAGCTCGGCGGCCTTGTCGGCGCCCTCGTCCATGGTGGCGGCCAGGGTTACCAGCGGGTGGTTGGCCTCGGTGAGGATGCGGCGGCCTTCCTCGACGTTGTTGCCGTCAAGGCGGACGACCAGCGGCTTGTTGGCGGAGTGGCCCAGCTCGGCCAGCGCACCAACGATGCCCTTGGCAACGGCGTCGCATGCGGTGATGCCGCCGAAGACGTTGACGAACACGGACTTGACCTGCTCGTCACCCAGGATGACGTCCAGGCCTGCGGCCATGACCTCAGCCGAGGCTCCACCGCCGATGTCCAGGAAGTTGGCGGGCTTGACGTTGCCGTGGTTTTCGCCGGCGTAGGCCACGACGTCGAGGGTGGACATGACCAGGCCTGCACCGTTGCCGATGATGCCTACTTCGCCGTCGAGCTTGACGTAGTTGAGGTCCTGCGCCTTTGCCTTGGCCTCAAGGGGGTCTGCAGCGTCCTTGTCCTCGAGCTGCGCGTGCTTGGCGTGCCGGAAGTCTGCGTTCTCGTCGAGGGAGACCTTGCCGTCCAGGGCGACGATGTCGCCGGCACCGGTCTTGACGAGCGGGTTGACCTCCACCAGGGTGGCGTCTTCCTTCTTGAACACGTCCCAGAGCTTGAGGATCACGGCGGCGACCTTGCCGCGCAGTTCCTCGGCGAAGCCTGCGGCTGCGACGATTTCGTCAGCCTTGGCCTGGTCGATGCCCACGGCGGGGTCGATGGCAATCTTGGCCAGCGCTTCGGGGCGTTCGACGGCGAGCTGTTCGATTTCCATGCCGCCTTCAACCGAGCACATGGCCAGGTAGTTGCGGTTGGCCCGGTCCAGCAGGACGGAGAAGTAGTATTCCTCGGCAATGTCAGCACCCTGGGCGATCATCACCTTGTTAACGGTGTGGCCCTTGATGTCCATGCCCAGGATGTTGGTGGCGTGCTCAAGCGCTTCGTCGGCAGACTTTGCGACCTTGACGCCGCCGGCCTTGCCGCGGCCACCTGCCTTGACCTGTGCCTTGACAACAGTCACGCCGCCGATCTTCTCGGCAGCTGCCTTTGCTTCTTCTGGGGTGTACGCCACGATGCCGGCAAGCACGGGTACACCGTGCGCCTCGAACATATCGCGCGCCTGGTATTCAAACAGGTCCACGGTTTAGTGTCCTTCTACGTCGAAGTAGTTTCTGTACAGTCGGACACCATCGAAAGACGATGACCGGGCTGCGGATTGCACGCACCGGCGGCCTGTTTGGAAACGAGCCACGCGGCGTAATGCTCCATGGGGAACTCTAGTCCTTTGGAGCGGCCGGGCCGTCCCAGACTACCTCTTATGTGAGTAAGCACACTATTCTATGGGGCGTAGAAAAACCGCGGATTTACGGGGTTTTTGAGGCGTCTACCCGCGAGGATGCGGTGCTTTTGTCCGGTCCGGGAATCAGCTCGTAACGTTCCGCGGAAACGAAGAAGCCGACGCCGGCGGAGACGTTTCCGCACGCCACTCCACCGTTGTAGGCCGAGCAGCGCAGTCCGTTGCGCTCCAGGTTCTGCCCGTCGGCAAGCACAGGCAGTTGGGCCAGCGGACCCGCTTTGTTTCCTTGGGGTCCGTAGGTTGCCTCCATGGATGTGACGCCGGAACGGCACTCGCCGTAGCGTGCGGTGTCCGGCGCCAGGAGGGCTGCGCCGCCGAGGTAGCCCAGGCGGGTTCCTGCGCAGTCGTCCTTGATGTCACCGGGTTTGGGCGCCGGATAGGTGGCGAGCTCGCAGTAGGCCACGGGGACGATGGGCAGCTTGTTGTTGGCCGCGTTGCTGTAACTGTTCTGCTCGTAGGGCAGGTTCAGGTGCTCGCCCCTGGCGGACGTCAGCGAGCAGGCAACGGTCCGGTCGGCGGTAAGGAAGGAAACAACGTCCCCGCCGCTGGAGAACTGCTTCGCGTCCGCCAGCGGCGCGTTCTCCAACTGTTCCATGGGCGGCCGCGGCGGCGGCGGAACATAGGAAGGGTCACTGGTTGTCACCGAGCATCCGGTGCCGGCCACCAGGAATAGGGCGGCGAGCATCCCCCACACAGTCCGTCGCATGGCCTCCATTATGCCCCGCAGGATGGTTGGGGTTGCCCAACCTTGCTGCGGCAGGGCCTGGCCCGATCGGGTCAGCGTACGATCTTGAAGTTGAAGGCCGGGGTTCCGAGCGCGCCCCACAGGCGGAGCCAGACAGGCAGCAGCATTTCGGTGCCGCGTGCCGTGGTGATGTCACCAAGATCGATGATGTCCTGGTGGCCGAAGTCCTTCAGGATCCCGGTGACCATGGCCTTGGCCTCGGCGTCGTTGCCCGAAACGAACACGGATCCGGGATCGGACAGCAGTCCCGGATGGGCCATCAGGTCTGCGTTCATGGTGTTGAGTGCCTTGACGACGCGGGCTGCGGGGAAGGCCCGTTGGATTTGCTCCGCCAGGGAGTCCGTGTCCTTGACGAAGAGGGTTGGGGGCATGCCGTTGCTGAAGTCGAGCGGGTTGGCGATGTCCAGGACCACCGCGCCTTCGAGGTTCGCCGCTCCGACCTCCTCCAGCACGTCGAGGGATGCACCGCCGTTGGTTGCGTTGACGATAAGCCCCGCGCCCTTGGCTGCGTCGGAGAACCGCGCCACCGTGATGGCCGGGTTCTCTGCGGCCCAGGTTGCGAACGCCGGGTTGCCCATGCCGCCTGCCCTGGTCCGGGACAAGGAGGCCTGAGGATCACGGGTGCCCACGGCAACGGAATGGCCGATCTCCGCGAGGCGGGCGGCGATGGTCCGGCCAACCACTCCGGTTCCAAGTACTGCTGTCTTCATGCTGATCTCCTGGTGATGCGTGTCCGCAAACCCGATGTGACGGATCGTTCCCAAGTTTGTGACGGATCGTTCCGTCTGTCAAACTGGGTCAGTCGATATCGGAGCAATGTGGAGGAGAGTTGTGGCGCGCAGGACGGGTGAGGAAAACCGGCGCAACGTTCTTGAGGTGGCCACGCGCTTGTTTTACAGGCATGGCATACGGGCCGTGGGAATGGACAACGTGGTGAAAGAGTGCGGGGTGGGCAACGCGACCGTATACCGCCAGTTTCCCACTAAGGACGCCTTAGCCACCGCCTATGTCCAGGGCAGGGCGGACGCCTGGTTCGAGCGCATGCGTGATGCCGCGGGCGGGGAAGCGGCTCCGCAGGACAAGCTCTTGGCCGTGTTCGAAGTACTGGCCACCGACTGCGCCGGGAGCAGCTACCGGGGGTGCCCCATGCTGAACACCAA
It encodes the following:
- the sucD gene encoding succinate--CoA ligase subunit alpha, whose product is MSIYLNKDSKVIVQGITGGEGTKHTALMLKAGTNIVGGVNARKAGTTVLHGDKEINVYGTVKEAMAETGADVSIVFVPPAFTKNAVVEAIEAGIGLVVVITEGVPVQDSAEFWALAQSKVDADGNQVTRIIGPNCPGIITPGEALVGITPANITGKGPIGLVSKSGTLTYQMMYELRDLGFSTAIGIGGDPIIGTTHIDALAAFEADPETKAIVMIGEIGGDAEERAADFIKANVTKPVVGYVAGFTAPEGKTMGHAGAIVSGSAGTAQAKKEALEAAGVKVGKTPSETAKLLREVFAAL
- the sucC gene encoding ADP-forming succinate--CoA ligase subunit beta translates to MDLFEYQARDMFEAHGVPVLAGIVAYTPEEAKAAAEKIGGVTVVKAQVKAGGRGKAGGVKVAKSADEALEHATNILGMDIKGHTVNKVMIAQGADIAEEYYFSVLLDRANRNYLAMCSVEGGMEIEQLAVERPEALAKIAIDPAVGIDQAKADEIVAAAGFAEELRGKVAAVILKLWDVFKKEDATLVEVNPLVKTGAGDIVALDGKVSLDENADFRHAKHAQLEDKDAADPLEAKAKAQDLNYVKLDGEVGIIGNGAGLVMSTLDVVAYAGENHGNVKPANFLDIGGGASAEVMAAGLDVILGDEQVKSVFVNVFGGITACDAVAKGIVGALAELGHSANKPLVVRLDGNNVEEGRRILTEANHPLVTLAATMDEGADKAAELANAAK
- a CDS encoding NAD(P)-binding domain-containing protein, with product MKTAVLGTGVVGRTIAARLAEIGHSVAVGTRDPQASLSRTRAGGMGNPAFATWAAENPAITVARFSDAAKGAGLIVNATNGGASLDVLEEVGAANLEGAVVLDIANPLDFSNGMPPTLFVKDTDSLAEQIQRAFPAARVVKALNTMNADLMAHPGLLSDPGSVFVSGNDAEAKAMVTGILKDFGHQDIIDLGDITTARGTEMLLPVWLRLWGALGTPAFNFKIVR
- a CDS encoding TetR family transcriptional regulator, with the protein product MWRRVVARRTGEENRRNVLEVATRLFYRHGIRAVGMDNVVKECGVGNATVYRQFPTKDALATAYVQGRADAWFERMRDAAGGEAAPQDKLLAVFEVLATDCAGSSYRGCPMLNTNTEFPEGSHPAHLAAVTHKQQVRDWFLTLAADARAEDPDRLAEELLIVLNGAYATAAVLDGATYGSRAVDLARRLVAGSCPARS